A region of Sphingomonas crusticola DNA encodes the following proteins:
- the lptB gene encoding LPS export ABC transporter ATP-binding protein → MTDTAILEPETCLSRNAEGCGLSIVSIAKAYDKRQVLYDVSLDVARGEVVGLLGPNGAGKTTCFYSVMGLVKPDEGRILLDGNDVTSLPMYRRAILGLGYLPQETSIFRGLNVAQNIMAVLETSEPEKAAREARLEALLGEFHLERLRDAPAMALSGGERRRCEIARALAASPSIMLLDEPFAGIDPISINDIRDLVKDLKRRDIGVLITDHNVRETLDIVDRACIIYDGRVLFQGSPAELVANEEVRRLYLGESFAL, encoded by the coding sequence ATGACCGACACCGCCATCCTGGAACCGGAGACCTGCCTCTCGCGCAATGCCGAGGGCTGTGGCCTGTCGATCGTTTCGATCGCCAAGGCCTATGACAAAAGGCAGGTGCTGTATGATGTCAGCCTTGACGTCGCGCGCGGTGAAGTCGTTGGCCTGCTTGGTCCGAACGGCGCCGGCAAGACGACCTGCTTCTATTCGGTGATGGGGCTGGTGAAGCCGGACGAAGGGCGCATCCTGCTCGACGGCAACGACGTGACCTCCCTGCCCATGTACCGGCGCGCGATCCTCGGCCTCGGCTATTTGCCACAGGAAACGTCGATCTTCCGGGGGCTCAATGTCGCCCAGAATATCATGGCGGTGCTGGAGACTTCAGAGCCGGAAAAGGCGGCGCGGGAGGCGCGACTGGAAGCGCTGCTGGGGGAATTCCATCTCGAGCGGCTGCGCGATGCGCCGGCCATGGCCTTGTCCGGCGGCGAGCGGCGCCGCTGCGAGATTGCGCGCGCGCTCGCCGCCTCGCCCTCGATCATGCTGCTGGACGAGCCGTTCGCCGGTATCGATCCGATCTCGATCAACGATATCCGCGATCTGGTGAAGGATCTGAAGCGGCGCGACATTGGCGTGCTGATCACCGACCATAATGTGCGCGAGACGCTCGATATCGTCGACCGCGCCTGCATCATTTACGACGGTCGCGTCCTGTTCCAGGGCAGCCCCGCCGAGCTCGTCGCCAACGAGGAGGTCCGCCGCCTCTATCTCGGCGAGAGCTTCGCGCTGTAG
- a CDS encoding LptA/OstA family protein, with protein MKRPLLLLALAALIGPVSAQGFSALKGHDSNAPIDISSDHLEVQDRADRAIWVGNVHVVQGDMTMDAARMTASYSQAQTPGANPQINRIDASGGVTVVSPTERAKGNFGIYDLNRKLITLIGNVSLVRGTNTVNGARLVIDMNSGRATVDGNSVGGAATSQSGGRVTGHFTVPKRTSTTPAGGSTPPK; from the coding sequence ATGAAACGGCCCCTGCTCTTGCTCGCGCTCGCAGCGCTGATCGGCCCGGTATCGGCACAAGGCTTTTCCGCGCTCAAGGGGCATGACAGCAACGCGCCGATCGACATTTCATCGGACCATCTCGAGGTCCAGGATCGCGCCGATCGGGCGATCTGGGTCGGCAACGTCCATGTCGTGCAGGGCGACATGACGATGGACGCCGCCCGCATGACTGCCAGCTACAGCCAGGCGCAAACGCCGGGCGCAAACCCGCAGATCAACCGGATCGATGCCTCCGGCGGCGTCACCGTCGTCTCGCCGACCGAGCGCGCCAAGGGCAATTTCGGGATTTACGATCTCAACCGCAAACTGATCACGCTGATCGGCAATGTCTCGCTCGTACGCGGCACCAACACCGTCAACGGCGCGCGGTTGGTGATCGACATGAACAGCGGGCGCGCGACGGTGGACGGCAACTCGGTCGGTGGCGCCGCCACCAGCCAGTCCGGCGGGCGGGTAACCGGCCACTTCACGGTTCCCAAGCGCACGAGCACCACGCCGGCCGGTGGATCGACCCCGCCCAAATAA
- the lptC gene encoding LPS export ABC transporter periplasmic protein LptC, whose translation MSQLAEQQRRERRIWAAAGSSHDGLIATMRIALPLAVGVLTAFLAFAPLAVGRDISFVLSKDRVDVASERMRVTRATYRGDDSKGQPFRLDAGSAVQATSRDPIVHLSQLNAQIQLSDGPATIRANRGRYDLDNENIAIDGPVRFDSKGGYHVTTRDVLVDMSDRLARSRGPVDGTMPLGHFSADLMHADLERRIVRLDGRARLHIVQGRSRGAR comes from the coding sequence ATGTCGCAACTCGCCGAACAGCAGCGTCGCGAACGGCGCATCTGGGCTGCGGCCGGGAGCAGCCATGACGGGCTGATCGCGACGATGCGGATTGCGCTGCCGTTGGCGGTTGGGGTTCTCACGGCATTCCTGGCATTCGCTCCGCTGGCGGTGGGACGCGATATCAGCTTCGTGCTGTCGAAGGACCGGGTCGACGTGGCGAGCGAGCGCATGCGGGTGACGCGCGCTACCTATCGCGGCGACGACAGCAAGGGGCAGCCATTCCGGCTCGACGCAGGTTCGGCCGTGCAGGCGACGTCGCGCGATCCAATCGTGCATCTGAGCCAACTCAACGCCCAGATCCAGCTCAGCGACGGGCCGGCGACGATCCGCGCCAATCGCGGCAGGTACGATCTCGACAACGAGAATATCGCGATCGACGGGCCGGTGCGGTTCGACAGCAAAGGCGGCTATCATGTCACGACGCGCGACGTACTTGTCGACATGAGCGACCGGCTCGCGCGCAGCCGCGGACCTGTCGATGGGACGATGCCGCTGGGGCATTTCAGCGCCGATTTGATGCACGCCGACCTCGAGCGCCGCATCGTCCGTCTCGACGGGCGCGCCCGCTTGCATATCGTTCAGGGCCGGTCCAGAGGCGCCCGATGA
- a CDS encoding ribonuclease D, whose translation MSVYLHEEDLPADALRPGPVAVDTETMGLHTYRDRLCLVQISDGGGDEHLVRFAAGSDYAAPNLRAVLSDPARLKLYHFARFDLAALRHYVGVVAAPVYCTKTASRLIRTYTDRHGLKELVRELLGQEISKQQQSSDWGAAELSDAQKEYAASDVRYLHQLRTILDERLARENRTALAQSCFDFLPARAELDLAGWPEVDIFAHI comes from the coding sequence ATGAGCGTTTATTTGCACGAAGAAGATCTCCCCGCCGACGCACTGCGCCCTGGGCCGGTGGCGGTCGATACGGAGACCATGGGCCTTCACACGTACCGAGACCGGCTCTGCCTGGTCCAAATCTCGGACGGTGGCGGGGACGAGCATCTCGTGCGCTTCGCGGCAGGCAGCGATTATGCCGCACCCAATTTGCGTGCGGTGCTGTCCGATCCGGCACGGCTCAAGCTCTACCATTTCGCCCGTTTCGATCTCGCGGCACTACGCCATTATGTCGGTGTGGTGGCGGCTCCCGTCTACTGCACCAAGACCGCATCACGACTGATTCGCACCTACACCGACCGGCATGGCCTGAAGGAACTGGTGCGCGAGCTGCTCGGCCAGGAAATTTCCAAGCAGCAGCAATCGTCCGATTGGGGCGCGGCCGAACTGAGCGACGCGCAGAAGGAATATGCGGCGTCGGACGTGCGCTACCTGCATCAGCTGCGCACGATCCTCGACGAGCGTCTGGCACGCGAGAATCGCACCGCATTGGCGCAATCCTGCTTCGACTTCCTGCCCGCCCGCGCCGAGCTCGATCTTGCCGGCTGGCCCGAAGTCGATATTTTCGCGCACATCTGA